A single Populus alba chromosome 7, ASM523922v2, whole genome shotgun sequence DNA region contains:
- the LOC118047764 gene encoding salicylic acid-binding protein 2, which translates to MGDSNNQTTHFVLIHGSASGAWAWYKVKTMLEAAGHSVTALDMSASGVNTKTLEEVVTFDQYNEPLIEFMANLAENEKVVLVAHSLGGLNVAFAMEKFPEKISLAVFVTAFLPDTEHRPSYMLEKFIENSPAVADGWQSVVSSTAGYEAFMKSTAFNLASPEDLSLQTLLKRSGSLFLESLAKANKFTKEKFGSVVRDYVVCTQDLLVVPSLQRFMIEHNEVKEVMEIPADHMAIASRPKELCQFLLEFARKHA; encoded by the exons atgggagATAGCAACAATCAAACAACGCATTTTGTTCTGATCCATGGTTCAGCTTCAGGAGCTTGGGCATGGTACAAGGTGAAGACAATGCTAGAGGCAGCTGGCCACTCTGTCACGGCCCTTGACATGAGTGCATCAGGGGTGAACACAAAAACACTGGAAGAAGTTGTTACTTTTGATCAGTATAATGAGCCCTTGATCGAGTTCATGGCCAACTTAGCTGAAAATGAAAAGGTCGTATTGGTGGCTCATAGTCTAGGCGGCTTAAACGTGGCTTTTGCTATGGAGAAGTTCCCAGAGAAGATTTCTCTAGCTGTTTTTGTTACAGCATTCTTGCCTGATACCGAGCACAGGCCATCGTATATGTTAGAGAAG TTTATTGAAAATAGCCCAGCCGTGGCAGACGGGTGGCAGAGTGTAGTGTCTTCAACGGCGGGATATGAGGCATTCATGAAGTCCACTGCTTTTAACCTTGCCTCCCCTGAG GATCTCAGTCTCCAGACGCTTCTAAAGAGATCAGGATCATTGTTTCTTGAAAGTCTGGCCAAGGCAAACAAGTTCACGAAGGAGAAATTTGGATCGGTTGTGCGAGATTATGTAGTTTGTACTCAAGATTTATTGGTGGTTCCGTCATTGCAGCGCTTCATGATTGAACACAACGAGGTTAAGGAAGTGATGGAGATTCCAGCAGATCATATGGCAATTGCTTCTAGGCCTAAAGAACTCTGTCAATTTCTTCTGGAGTTTGCACGCAAGCATGCATAG
- the LOC118047765 gene encoding salicylic acid-binding protein 2 → MGDSNNQTTHFVLIHGSASGAWAWYKVKTMLEAAGHSVTALDMSASGVNTKTLEEVVTFDQYNEPLIEFMANLAENEKVVLVAHSLGGLNVAFAMEKFPEKISLAVFVTAFLPDTEHRPSYMLEKFIENSPAVADGWQSVVSSTAGYEAFMKSTAFNLASPEDLSLQTLLKRSGSLFLESLAKANKFTKEKFGSVVRDYVVCTQDLLVVPSLQRFMIEHNEVKEVMEIPADHMAIASRPKELCQCLLEFARKHA, encoded by the exons atgggagATAGCAACAATCAAACAACGCATTTTGTTTTGATCCATGGTTCAGCTTCAGGAGCTTGGGCATGGTACAAGGTGAAGACAATGCTAGAGGCAGCTGGCCACTCTGTCACGGCCCTTGACATGAGTGCATCAGGGGTGAACACAAAAACACTGGAAGAAGTTGTTACTTTTGATCAGTATAATGAGCCCTTGATCGAGTTCATGGCCAACTTAGctgaaaatgaaaaggttgtaTTGGTGGCTCATAGTCTAGGCGGCTTAAACGTGGCTTTTGCTATGGAGAAGTTCCCAGAGAAGATTTCTCTAGCTGTTTTTGTTACAGCATTCTTGCCTGATACCGAGCACAGGCCATCGTATATGTTAGAGAAG TTTATTGAAAATAGCCCAGCCGTGGCAGACGGGTGGCAGAGTGTAGTGTCTTCAACGGCGGGATATGAGGCATTCATGAAGTCCACTGCTTTTAACCTTGCCTCCCCTGAG GATCTCAGTCTCCAGACGCTTCTAAAGAGATCAGGATCATTGTTTCTTGAAAGTCTGGCCAAGGCAAACAAGTTCACGAAGGAGAAATTTGGATCGGTTGTGCGAGATTATGTTGTCTGTACTCAAGATTTATTGGTGGTTCCGTCATTGCAGCGCTTCATGATTGAACACAACGAGGTTAAGGAAGTGATGGAGATTCCAGCAGATCATATGGCAATTGCTTCTAGGCCTAAAGAACTCTGTCAATGTCTTCTGGAGTTTGCACGCAAGCATGCATAG
- the LOC118047767 gene encoding salicylic acid-binding protein 2, with protein MGDSDDQTTHFVLIHGSASGAWAWYKVKTMLEAAGHSVTALDMSASGVNTKTLEEVVTFDQYNEPLIEFMANLAENEKVVLVAHSLGGLNVAFAMEKFPEKISLAVFVTAFLPDTEHRPSYMLEKFIENSPAVADGWQSVVSSTAGYEAFMKSTAFNLASPEDLSLQTLLKRSGSLFLESLAKANKFTKEKFGSVVRDYVVCTQDLLVVPSLQRFMIEHNEVKEVMEIPADHMAIASRPKELCRCLLEFARKHA; from the exons atgggagATAGCGACGATCAAACAACGCATTTCGTTTTGATCCATGGTTCAGCTTCAGGAGCTTGGGCATGGTACAAGGTGAAGACAATGCTAGAGGCAGCTGGCCACTCTGTCACGGCCCTTGACATGAGTGCATCAGGGGTGAACACAAAAACACTGGAAGAAGTTGTTACTTTTGATCAGTATAATGAGCCCTTGATCGAGTTCATGGCCAACTTAGctgaaaatgaaaaggttgtaTTGGTGGCTCATAGTCTAGGCGGCTTAAACGTGGCTTTTGCTATGGAGAAGTTCCCAGAGAAGATTTCTCTAGCTGTTTTTGTTACAGCATTCTTGCCTGATACCGAGCACAGGCCATCGTATATGTTAGAGAAG TTTATTGAAAATAGCCCAGCCGTGGCAGACGGGTGGCAGAGTGTGGTGTCTTCAACGGCGGGATATGAGGCATTCATGAAGTCCACTGCTTTTAACCTTGCCTCCCCTGAG GATCTCAGTCTCCAGACGCTTCTAAAGAGATCAGGATCTTTGTTTCTTGAAAGTCTGGCCAAGGCAAACAAGTTCACGAAGGAGAAATTTGGATCGGTTGTGCGAGATTATGTTGTCTGCACTCAAGATTTATTGGTGGTTCCGTCATTGCAGCGCTTCATGATTGAACACAACGAGGTTAAGGAAGTGATGGAGATTCCAGCAGATCATATGGCAATTGCTTCTAGGCCTAAAGAACTCTGTCGATGTCTTCTGGAGTTTGCACGCAAGCATGCATAG